CACAGGCTTGTAATGTGGAATGCAGGTGCATTTTGTAGTTCAGCTCCCTGTAAAGCAATTTCTAGAAGAAAGCATTATTCagattttgttgtcttttatcTTAAAGAGAAAACTATTTCAACAAGCTTCAGATTCCTTTTAGACTGTTATTTCCAGGATGATTgaatttgcagaagaaaaaagaaaacacatacacccattttgttttcctaagagCTTCTAAGCCTATTTACTACATTCTGCTGGCAGGAAGTTTGAGTTGCTCAGCTTTGACACACCACTCACTGTTTACAGTAGGTCTTAGAGGTGTCACTATGGATTAAATTCATTGGAGCTATAGTAaaagcacaggggaaaaaaaagtaacaacacACAAGAAAGTAGCCCAGAAGGTGTTTAATTCAAGCGTGTCTGACTACACCAGGTAAGACACATTGACTGTACTAAACTGAAAACTGTCAGAACAGGTAAAGCCTTGCTTCAGCTGGTTTATCTTCCTCCGAAACAGCACCAAGTCAGCCCCTGCACAGGGGGGAAAGGAGGCTTACAGAGACTGACTGCAGCTAAAAGCCACCACCTGTCACAGCTCCAGTGCAAAAGGTGCTGAGCCTCACCCACAAATACAGCTAACCTGTTCAAGCACACAATCTCAGCAGCACCTGGCAGCAGGCCCATCCATTCTACTGGATAAGGCTTTACTACTGAAAGGGGACAGCAATTACAGCTTCTTACCTTTAAACACAAACATATACAGTAGCaatgtgaaaaggaagaaagaccTCTCTTTGGACTATTTCAGATAAACAGACTTGTAAGAAACCTTCCTCACTTAATTATTTCTTGTACTACAAATGAAGCTTTAAAGAAATCTGACTCAGGGGGAGGGGGGCATTATTCTCACTGCTCAGATTCTTACTTTATGGTTTTGATTCAAGTAGATGCTGTCTATGACTGCTCATCACTTTATCAGAGGAACTATCGCATCTCTGGTGTTTACAAGCTGCCTCCTGATGAATTCCTGGGCAGTCCAGATCTGGAGGTAAGGATGTAACATACACAACAAGCATTAAGTGCCTTCTGAAATAtaatatagaaaagaaagagagcacATACTGAGTTATGATGCCCTGCACCTTGAGCCAGCACCTTTACAGTGACAAACCTTGGAGATAAGTATATTTAAGCAGGGCAAACAGTAAGATGTTTAGATAAcagtggttttttgttttaattctttttaaataaaacaggaagttCTTCAACTTGTGAAAGCTGGAACTGTGCTGTTTCAATGTTTCAGTTGAAAACAAACTTCCTAAGTCTCCTGATAAACTGATAAGCTCCTGATAAGTCTCCTGATaagcactgcatttttcctcttctaggTGTTCTGTGACATGGAGACAGATGGAGGTGGCTGGACTATCATTCAGAGGCGTAAAGTCGGTCTGACATCTTTCAATAGGGATTGGAAACAATACAGGGAAGGATTTGGCAATATTCGGGGAGATTTTTGgctgggaaatgaaaacatctacCGACTTTCACGACGTCCCACTGTCCTGCGGGTAGAGTTGGAGGTAATTAAAAGCTCTCAATTTCAGCAACCAAAGGTTGTTGGCTgatgttttggctttgttttgtatgGAGTAGTTCTTCCAAAGCAGATACCATCTCTTATTGCTATTGAAGGCCTGAGGAATTTGCATGCTTTATCTataaaagaaggaagcaggatGGTCCTAGTGACAAATTCAAGGACAAAGTAGAACCATGTTCTCCAGCAAGCAAAATCAAGGTTATAACCTTCATCTCCATGTAGACCATGTCTTCAGTAACATGAACTCTGGAGAATCCTCAATGATCCACTGCAGACAGATCAAACTGCTACCACTGCAGATTTAAACATTCACTCAGGGATCTGATAAAGATTTTGAGGCCAAGTCTTCTACTTAGCAGCAATTCCTTCTGGCTCGCATACAAGTGAGTTTGCACTGTATTACCCAACAAATAATTTCTACAGTCTCCTTAGGGCTTGGTTCTGGTTTGGGTTAGTTTCTAGTCAGCTCAGTTGCTTCGAGGGATGAGATAAGTAAAACAGAAGTGAGCTGCAAGGCTTTATGTCTAAAAgttgctctttcagagaaaaaagagaagacatGAAGCAGCACACTATTAAAGGAGTCTGCTGGATGTGGGGGCTACAAACCAGGTTTTCCTACGCACTGTTTGATACCAGTGCGGAGACTTGGAACCATGGTATCTTGCTCTGGAAAGTTTCTTCACCTTAGAGAAGTTCCACCAGCCTGTTCCTGAGACAGAAAAGACTCACAAAAAAAGGACTGAGAAAAGACATGCAACATGCACTGTATATAAATACAGGCCACAGAGTCTTTTTGTTACCATTCTAATaggaattatttcttctctgtttatGACAGGACTGGGAAGGTAACATACGCTACGCACAATATAAGCAATTCACCCTGAGCAATGAATTAAACAGCTACCGCCTTTTTGTGGGGAACTACACTGGCAACACAGGACGTGACTCGCTGAGGTACCACAACAACACAGCCTTCAGCACAAAGGACAAAGATAACGACAAGTGTGTGGATGACTGTGCCCAGTTCCGTAAAGGTAAATGCACACAAATGCCCTCCTGCCCCCACTGAGCTTGCTGAGCACATGAGACTGTCACAAAGATAACTGCCTCCACTGCTTCTtaccctttattttttccacttcctgTCCAAACCCATGCAATGTGTAAATAAAAGTTGTTGATATCCATCTGAATAAAATAACCAATTTTAGCCACAGAGCCCAGAAACCCTTTATAAAGGCCTTCAGATGTCCACACTAGGAACCCCAAATTCACTGCCTATGCTCTCAGTCAGAAAGATGGCAAAATACTCCAAGAGAAACGAGCAACTAAATGTAAAGCTAACAGACTAAATTGTCTGTTTAACTGTAAAGAATTTGTGTATTCAGTATCTATGTTAAGTCTTGAATGTATATGCAATACCACCTATCAGGGCCATAGACACTAGGAATCAAATACTGCATTCTGGACAATTTCTTCAGGACAGAGCAATAATTCATCGTGATATGAGTACAACACATACCTGTTTTTAAGTAAGTGGCTCACTGAGaatctgttcatttattttctgaaaaggtGGATATTGGTACAACTGCTGCACAGATTCCAACCTGAACGGGGTTTACTACCGGAAAGGAGAACACACCAAAAACATGGATGGTATCACCTGGTATGGATGGCATGGGTCAACCTATTCCCTAAAGAGGGTTGAGATGAAGATCCGGCCAGAAGACTTCAAACCATAGAGGAAATCAACACCTCATCATACAGCTACATGATGCCACTACAGAGAAGGTGGGCGACTGACAACTCCCACCATTTAATTGTCCACTTCATCTAGTATGTGCAAAACATGCATAGTATGTacacacagaatcactaaggcaCAGCAAACACCAGATACAGCCACTAGTGTTATCAGGGCTCACACTTATCTCCTCCTCTGAAGATTCTTTCTAAAGGGATAAACACTGTGTTAGAACAGGTTAGAACCAAATGCAAGACACCTCCTGTTCCTACATCACCTTCAGAAAACTTCCTGGTGTGTTTTCACTAGCATTGCAACTAGCCAGTTGTATTAAACAATTAGGCAGGGACTGCAAAAAGAAAGCTTACTTGTTCCTATTCCATCTGTCAAGTATAAATGTTGCTGTTTAACTCCTTTCAAGAGGGATTCAAATCACAAAAGCTACATACTGGACTCAAATGAGGGGAATCACCAATTAGAAATGTTCTTGATGCATCTTTCTTCAGCTTACATCCccacagaaggaagaatgaagcCCAAAATTCTCCATAAGCTATTAGTGTGCAGGTTCTCTCCTGAAGTTTTACTGCCATCTCCTGCTGCCGTCCCCACAGACAGCTACATGCAGCAGACAGTGCCCTGGAGGAAGGATTTATCCCATATCCTATACAATACTTATTCCTAAAGCCTGATAAAACTAGAATGCAACATTTCAGGCCGCCACCAAATTATGTTCATGTTAGGATATAGAAATGTTCTATaaggcagtaagaaaaaaagaaaagagcaagttAGCAAAAATAAAGACTCAGCCAACTCCAGTCCAACACCTGAAACCACTGTATCCTCAAGCAAAACACTACTACACATCAGAGAATCCACAAGGTATTCAATCCCACTTAATACATTGAGAAACATTCACATTTGTTCTGAAGATCTTCCAATTGAATGTTAACTGGAGAAGTTACATTAAAAATCAGTATGTTGTTTCTCCCTTTTATAACACAGTGTTgcaaataacattaaaaaaagactcCTCCCATAGCCATACTGTTGTTTGAATATGTTGGAAAAGATAGTTATATTtaatatatctatttttattcaCCTTAAAGAGGACTTGAATCTAATTtaaattgtttggttttgtgtgaaAAGGGAGATAGAAGTGTCAGTAATTGCTTTATGTATGTCTGACTATTAAATGTtcaattattaataatatacaTTTCAGCCGCATGGAACTATAGCTGGAACCATTTTAAGTATGGTCTAGAAAGATGAAATTTAAAAGATTTCTAATaaattgtctttcatttttaatcctGATTTATTTCTACTCTTTGCTCCTTTACTTACTCTACGGTGCATAAAGAAATAGCTGCACAAGTGACCAAACTGACACACTGAATTCTATTTTCTCACCCCCccctcagaaaaataaaaggacaaaggATGAAACAAATCAAATAGAAGCTGGGAGCAGGTGGGGAGGGAACAAGGAAGCAAACTCCAATGAATTATGAGGACTGAAAAATTACCGCATACAGACAAAGCCAGTTTTTGTTTAACCAAAAATCAGTCTCTTGATATCAGATTGTAGCATTAACGTTCCCAGGATAAGAAAGAGATTTATGTTTGAAAACGGGTAGTTTAGCACCAAATCCAAACCCTTCAGAGTTCTTAAGCCAAGAGTTGTATTACAAAACAGGGCTGCTGGTAAGCAGAGAAGGGGTACACCACAATGCAATTGCAGAAAACCTCCtgaaattataataataaagacCCAAAGTTTGaatctcttttaaaagaaagcaattgaATCACTTCAGCAGAACTTCTGTTCCAACACTGAATGACACTTTGTTCTAGTGTTTCTGTGGGCACACTCTGAGTCACGCTTTTGAActctgagagcagagcaaagcaaatgcaaaatgaaaatggaaatgatgtCTCTTGAGAGGGCATATGACCACTCTTCTGCTACAGAAGCTTGCTCTGCTTTGTTACTAACTGTACAGGTACCAcaggcagggggttgaaactagatggactttaaggtccttttcaacccaggccattctatgtttctgtggtTATTGTTGGCAAAGCTCATGACAGTACACTACTCCACTCAATACAGTATGTTCAATTTGACATATGAAGAATAAGATCAACCTAAGCCAGAAGAGTAGAATTTGAACAGGAATTTTAGTCAAAAGCTTCGGCTGTtctggcttatttatttatttataggtGTAGAAATCTCTTTAATCTGTCTTAAAGCTGCTCCAAGTAGCCCAATACAGAACTTGAAGGTGTAAAGGGAGGAAATCAGAACAAGCCCCACCTTTTCAGCTTCCTGTAGCTTCTTGTAGCAGAACTCAGCATGCAGGAGTGTACAACTACAAGCAAGAGAAGGTAAGCCTACAACAGAGACTTGTGGTAGATACCAAATTTCTAAGAACTGTCATCTCATCAGTTGTGGTCCTACCTGATAAGAGACTCTAGAATGGCTGGAGTGGGACCCTTCTGAAATTCCAGCTCCTTGTAGTGAAGAGCTTTGGCATATGCTCGACATTTTGCTGCTCTCTCCCCCAACAGGACAATGCCGTTATCATCTCTCAAAGGCAGCGGACCCTGGGTAGAGCACGTACATAAAagataattaattaaaaaaataagaagtgaaagTATGAACAAACTCTTCACATCCTTTCCATGCACTGGACACCTGCTGACTAACCAGTGTTAGAAAGCCTGACAGTGGGCCTACCTTATCACTGTGTTCCATGAATTCTGCCAAGTTCAGCAGTGTCTGAGTGACCTCTGCAATATCCTGAGAAGTCAGGGCCAATTCAATGCTTCGGATCAACTCATCCTGCTGGTCTTCATTCAGTTCAGACcagcatgaaacaaaagcagcattaaagagatctctgagagagaaaaaaaaaaaaaaagagtttactCATGAGAAAAAGTGTATTTGACTGCAAACAAAGATAACTACAAAACAGCATATATGCATCCACCTGTGAAGCACAGTGGTTAGCTTTTACAAAAGCAGCTTCTGTAGGAAATACTGAGACTTACATTTTAAGAATACATAATAGGTTGAGATAATATGATAGTAAGAGATAGCACTATCATTTGCTAGCAAGTATCTTAGGCTAAAACAGAATCTTCAGAGCAGCAAGAACACTTATGTGACAAAGGATGAGGCCTCATCTGACTTTGGTTATAAATGAATGCAGTGAAAATAACTGGGCATTTCACCAGATGTGCACAGGTACCTTCTGAACTCACTACAGGACTGCAACAGCATTAGTGGAGACTGCATTAGTGGCAAATcctggggagggagaaggaatggtgatgaaaaagaaagtgaacaTCCTTGTCACTGTTAGTACTCTGAAGAACGCTGTGAAATGGATTTGTGATGCATTTGCAAGTATGCATGGAAGACAGGAGCATTCCCTCTGTCTACCTAGGAAGAGCTGACCTTTTATCACACTTATTCTTCAATTTCCTAAGTGACGAAGCTCACATCTACATGAAATTAAACCAGGGCAAACACTTTTCTATCAGCAGTAGCCAGATTCTTATGTACTGAGATGACAAGTGTATTTCATAATGAAGAGATAAATGGGCAACTGCTTACAGAAACTCTACATTTCTACAGATACACTGGCTGCAATAAAGCACAGCAGCCTACTCCACTCTATGGAATTTTTATTCACCCACAACAGACCCATGAGACTATTTCATTCTCCAGCTCCACTCTTCTGTGTCTTATGTTATTTCTAGACTAATACGCAGAATTCCACTTAATGTTTTGTGCACATCGTGGAGCTGCCAATTGCAAAGGCTGGAAATGAAATCAAGTTGCCAACTATTTGATTTGTCCCAGGAACTCTATTTACAGAGCCTAAAAgcttttaagaaacatttttttccttataaccTCTGGCTTACACTTGCAATTTCAAGTGATCTGAAAAAGACTGTACCGAGCCATAGGATTATATGCCTGAGCCAGGGCCCAGCATGAGCGCAAGGATGGTGAGGAAGAATCTTTCAGCAGCTCCAAACTGAGTCTTCTTAACCATTCCAACCAGTCATCTTTGGAGACTCTTCTTGCTGCTCCCCAGgcctgcagaagaaagcaaaacagtttaaCTACCAAACTAAACAGAGCGCAgtccaaaagcagaagaaatccaTCAAAAGGAAGTGTTACTTCTTCACAACTCCAAATCACACAATTCCCTTTTCAATTCTCTGAAATCCATTTACAGTTACCAAATAATTCGCAGTAGATGAATCTTATTTCTAAGAAATTTATTCCTGTCACaacaaatatttaacattaatAATTCTTTCCTTGCAAAAACTCCTCAAGAGCAGAAGCTTCTGTTGAAACGTCAgcttaaaaatactttatgtgtttagaattacattttaatgtCCAGCATTTTGAAGCCTATCCATCCTGATGCTGCACTGAATGCTGCACACATTTACTGTTTAAATTAATGTAGCCATTAAGTTCTACAACAGCTGGAAGAGAATATAATAAACAGTATGATATGACAACAGTGGTTGAttagaaaaaaaggagaggctTTGAAGTAGATGTCTCTAGAAACTACAGATGCTTCTTTTGAATCAAGGAAGCCTTCTTCATACTTCACATAAAGAGGAAGCATCAGGATTATTTCATAGTTTTTAAACAGCCAGATAATGCAGCTGCTCCTATCTTTTAAGTCCCTTAGCACCCCCTGATTTTAAAGGGAATGTCCAACACTAATTCAACCTTGTCCTTGTACAAAGATagcaacaaaaaagagaagtaaacaAATGTGTAGATGCACTGAACGAACTGCTT
The nucleotide sequence above comes from Coturnix japonica isolate 7356 chromosome 21, Coturnix japonica 2.1, whole genome shotgun sequence. Encoded proteins:
- the ANGPTL7 gene encoding angiopoietin-related protein 7 isoform X1, whose amino-acid sequence is MPARSTVQLAWLCIITVSVAVYPALLQKPPKRRTINGNIQSKMMGCCDEIKELKLQVANLSRMLQELSKKQEGDWVNVVMQVMELEGSTKQMESRLIDAESKYSEMNNQIDIMQLQAAQTVTQTSAVDAVYDCSSLYQRNYRISGVYKLPPDEFLGSPDLEVFCDMETDGGGWTIIQRRKVGLTSFNRDWKQYREGFGNIRGDFWLGNENIYRLSRRPTVLRVELEDWEGNIRYAQYKQFTLSNELNSYRLFVGNYTGNTGRDSLRYHNNTAFSTKDKDNDKCVDDCAQFRKGGYWYNCCTDSNLNGVYYRKGEHTKNMDGITWYGWHGSTYSLKRVEMKIRPEDFKP
- the ANGPTL7 gene encoding angiopoietin-related protein 7 isoform X2, translated to MPARSTVQLAWLCIITVSVAVYPALLQKPPKRRTINGNIQSKMMGCCDEIKELKLQVANLSRMLQELSKKQEGDWVNVVMQVMELEGSTKQMESRLIDAESKYSEMNNQIDIMQLQAAQTVTQTSADAVYDCSSLYQRNYRISGVYKLPPDEFLGSPDLEVFCDMETDGGGWTIIQRRKVGLTSFNRDWKQYREGFGNIRGDFWLGNENIYRLSRRPTVLRVELEDWEGNIRYAQYKQFTLSNELNSYRLFVGNYTGNTGRDSLRYHNNTAFSTKDKDNDKCVDDCAQFRKGGYWYNCCTDSNLNGVYYRKGEHTKNMDGITWYGWHGSTYSLKRVEMKIRPEDFKP